The nucleotide sequence GGTCTACCAAAAGGAGTAATGTTTAATTCAATCAGAAATGTATATTTGAGAAATATCAATTTTTATATTTCAATAACTATCCCTGAAAATGAATATCCTTTAGATGAAGATGTTCAGAAATTCATAGATTCAAATTGTGAAAATGACTCATCTATTTTACTTGAACAGATGTCAACTTTACTAAAAGGAGAAGATGGCCCTTATTCTATGATAAATTTACTTCCACACTACACAAATATTTCAGCACCAAGAGTTCTGTTTGCATTTGCGTCTGCTAAACATGAAAGACTTTACACACTCATTGATGAACGTGAGTTCGAACAAATAAATATTATAGTAAATAATGGTGATACTCCAAGGGAAAAATTAGCTCGTACATCAGCTGAGTTTTCATTAAGAAAGTTTAACTCAACTAGAATACATTATTTGAATCAAAATGATTCAAATGAAATATTAGAACGTATTGCAAAAGATTATTATAACTACTACATTATTAACAATTTCCCGTTTGAGATTGGATTGACGGGGAATAAAATTCAAACAGTAACATCAGCAATTTTCTCAGCAGCTTTTAAAATTTCTCAATGTTGGTATTTAAAACCAGGGAAATGGGATGCAGAAAGGTACTCAAAGGGAGTCAAGGAATTTTTTATCTTGAATGTAAAAAAAAGAATTGTTCAATAAATAGTTAACTTTTATGTTTGGATCATAATTAAATAATATATGGTAGATTTTTCATGCTTTATTTCTGAAGAAACCCCACCAAAAGCAAATGCTATGATCAATACGTTCAGAGCATTTGGTTACAACCTGCAAACGGCCATTGCTGATATCATTGATAATAGTATTTCTGCTAAAGCAGAGAATGTGTGGATTAATTATGCCTGGAATGGCACAGATTCATGGGTAACTATCCTTGACGATGGTGAAGGAATGAACCGCAGTTCGCTTGTAAATGCAATGACTCCAGGGAGTAAAGACCCAAATGATGAAAGAGATGAAAACGATTTAGGCAGATTTGGATTAGGTCTCAAAACTTCTTCATTTTCTCAATGTAAGGTTTTGACTGTTGCTTCAAAAACAGAAGGATATGCTGTATTGAAAAGATGTTGGGATTTAGATTTTGTAAATCAAACAGGAAAATGGTCATTACTTGATTATATTTCTGACGAAAGCAATTTGGATAAGCTTTCTGAAATGAAATCAGGGACTTTGGTTTTATGGCAGAATCTTGACAGACTTATTGGTAATTCACACAAAGAAAATGATGCTGCCCGAAAAGTTTTTCTTGAAGAATTTGCTCTTGTGGAAGAGCACTTGGGATTGGTTTTTCATAGGTATCTCCAGAAAAAGAAGCTTAAATTATTCATTAATGGGATTTCAATTGAACCATGGGATCCATTTATGAAAGAAGAAAACGGTGGACAGCTTATTTGTTCAGAAGGACCAGATGCAAATGGTATAACTATAAAATGTTGCGTATTACCGCACATTTCAAATATAGATGTTGAAGCTAGAAAGAAAGCCAAAACAGACGACTGGTATAAGTTGCAGGGATTCTATATCTATAGAAATGAAAGACTGTTACTTTATGGTGACTGGCTTGGATTATTTTCAAAAAATGAACATTGCAAAAATGCCAGAATTCTGATTGATATTCCAAACAAACTTGATCATCTTTGGAAAATAGATATTAAAAAAGCGACAGCAACACCTTCGATTTCCATTCGCAAGGATTTGGTTCGCCTTGGCAAAATGACAAGACTTGCCGCGGCAAATATCTACCGGTTCAGAGGAAACCAAATTATGTTGGACGATTCCATAAGAAGTTTCGATTTTCAATCAGTTTGGAAAGCCTCTAAGTTAAGAGATGGTTCAGTAAAGTATTATGTCAACCAGAAACATCCAATCATAGAACGTTTATTAGAATCAGATATTATCAGTAAAAATGATTTTAAGGGAATTTTAGATCTTATAGGAAATACGACTCCAATCGAATCAATAATTCAGAATTACAGCGAAAATCCTGAAAGCCTTGAATTAAGGTCAGAAAACAGTGACCTTGTTGAAGGTACTATTTTACTGGCTAAACTTATGTTTGATTCGTTGCTTCAAACGGGAATTAGTAATGATTATGCACTTAAACAGATTTTTCATATACAACCATTCAATGAGTACCCACAACTTGTTGAATACCTTAAATAGAACATTATGATTGAAAATGCCAGAAACATTGGTCACATTTTACTTTCTAAATATAATAGGAGAGACGTTACAATTGATACAATAATTGATGAGGTTAATAATATCTACTTAATGCCTGCATTTAAAGATATTGATAAAGAGGAATTAATATCAATACTTGTTGGGGATTTTGAAATTCATGCTAAAGAAGCTACTCTTCTTGTGGCTGAAGATATTAAACCCTGGTTGTATGAAGAAAAATCAAAAATCAAACCGGATTTATGGAATCGATACCGGATTTATATGAATCAAAAAGATTCATCTTTTCCACTAGACAATTTAGATGATATTACAGATAAAATTCTGGATAAATGTGTGAATCCAAAGACTAAAGGGCGTTGGGACAGACGCGGTATGGTGGTAGGTAATGTGCAATCAGGCAAAACAGCAAACTATACCGGACTAATAAATAAAGCTACTGATGCCGGATATAAACTAATTATCATAATTGCAGGGATTCATAATAGTTTAAGGGCTCAAACACAGTATAGAATTGATGAAGGATTCATAGGAAGAGACAGTTCGGATTTTATAATTAAAAAGAGGAATAGCAGAATTGGTGTTGGTTTAATAAAAGCTGATACTGAAATCTATTCATATACTTCTACAGATAATAAAGGTGATTTTAATCGAACAACAGCAACTAGATTAAATGTACCTATAGGCGGTAAAAGTCCAACAGTTTTAGTTATTAAAAAGAATAAGAGTATTCTTGAGAATCTGATTTTATGGCTTCATAATTTCGCTACAGAAGATTCAAACGGAGATAAAAAGATTTTCGATGTTCCATTACTTGTAATTGATGATGAGGCGGATAATGCGTCCGTAAATTCGGGAACTGAAACAGATATCAAAACAATAAACAGATTAATCCGTACTTTACTAAATCTGTTTAATCAAAATACATTCATTGGCTATACTGCAACACCTTACGCCAATATATTTATACCAACAGCTTGGAATGAAGAATTGGAAACAATGGTTAAGGATGTGAGACTAAAAGTTGGAGAAGATCTTTTTCCACGTGATTTTATTGTCAACATTCCAGCACCGTCCAATTATATTGGAGCAGTTAAAGTGTTTGGTTATGAGAATAATGAAACAGGGGAGAAGTTTAGTGGTTTGGATATCATTCGATCTGCTGAGGATCAGGAACCTTACTTTCCTCTTAGATTAAATAGTATAAACAAGAGTGAATTGCCTGAGGATGTACCGTGTAGTTTAAGAAGAGCCATTAAATCGTTTATACTAACCTGTGCAATCCGAAGGCTCAGAGGACAGGAAAACAAGCATAATTCAATGTTGGTTCATGTGGCATTATATGTATCATGGATTGACAGAGTCGCTTGGCTGGTAAATGAGATTATCAGAGATTATAAATTGCAAATCCGTTCTGGTCAGGGAACGTTGATTGAAGAACTGGAAATCCTTTTCATTGAAGACTTTATACCTACAACAGATAATATCATTGAGAATCTTTCTTACAATGACTATAAAATTAAAAAACATACATGGAAAGAAGTAAAAGCTGTTTTAATTGATGCTGTGATGAAAATTGAAGTTCGTGCAGTTCATGGAACAAAGAACACTCGTAATCTGGAATTTCATAATATAGAAGACATTAACTATAACGATTATGACAATGGAATGTCTGTTATTGCTGTCGGAGGTAATAGATTAGCCCGTGGAATTACACTTGAAGGTTTGTCTGTCAGTTATTACCTCAGAACTACAAGGCTTTATGACTCCCTAATGCAAATGGGAAGATGGTTTGGCTTTAGACCAGGATATGTTGATTTGTGTAGACTCTACACCACTGAACAGTTGATAAACTGGTATAGACACGTAACACTGGCAACTGAAGAAATGCGTGCAGATTTTGATGAAATGTCCGCACTTAATAAACGC is from uncultured Macellibacteroides sp. and encodes:
- a CDS encoding ATP-binding protein: MVDFSCFISEETPPKANAMINTFRAFGYNLQTAIADIIDNSISAKAENVWINYAWNGTDSWVTILDDGEGMNRSSLVNAMTPGSKDPNDERDENDLGRFGLGLKTSSFSQCKVLTVASKTEGYAVLKRCWDLDFVNQTGKWSLLDYISDESNLDKLSEMKSGTLVLWQNLDRLIGNSHKENDAARKVFLEEFALVEEHLGLVFHRYLQKKKLKLFINGISIEPWDPFMKEENGGQLICSEGPDANGITIKCCVLPHISNIDVEARKKAKTDDWYKLQGFYIYRNERLLLYGDWLGLFSKNEHCKNARILIDIPNKLDHLWKIDIKKATATPSISIRKDLVRLGKMTRLAAANIYRFRGNQIMLDDSIRSFDFQSVWKASKLRDGSVKYYVNQKHPIIERLLESDIISKNDFKGILDLIGNTTPIESIIQNYSENPESLELRSENSDLVEGTILLAKLMFDSLLQTGISNDYALKQIFHIQPFNEYPQLVEYLK
- a CDS encoding Z1 domain-containing protein; protein product: MIENARNIGHILLSKYNRRDVTIDTIIDEVNNIYLMPAFKDIDKEELISILVGDFEIHAKEATLLVAEDIKPWLYEEKSKIKPDLWNRYRIYMNQKDSSFPLDNLDDITDKILDKCVNPKTKGRWDRRGMVVGNVQSGKTANYTGLINKATDAGYKLIIIIAGIHNSLRAQTQYRIDEGFIGRDSSDFIIKKRNSRIGVGLIKADTEIYSYTSTDNKGDFNRTTATRLNVPIGGKSPTVLVIKKNKSILENLILWLHNFATEDSNGDKKIFDVPLLVIDDEADNASVNSGTETDIKTINRLIRTLLNLFNQNTFIGYTATPYANIFIPTAWNEELETMVKDVRLKVGEDLFPRDFIVNIPAPSNYIGAVKVFGYENNETGEKFSGLDIIRSAEDQEPYFPLRLNSINKSELPEDVPCSLRRAIKSFILTCAIRRLRGQENKHNSMLVHVALYVSWIDRVAWLVNEIIRDYKLQIRSGQGTLIEELEILFIEDFIPTTDNIIENLSYNDYKIKKHTWKEVKAVLIDAVMKIEVRAVHGTKNTRNLEFHNIEDINYNDYDNGMSVIAVGGNRLARGITLEGLSVSYYLRTTRLYDSLMQMGRWFGFRPGYVDLCRLYTTEQLINWYRHVTLATEEMRADFDEMSALNKRPVDYQLKVRTHPEMVAINKLSITSANKMRDTEILSVSYSGKTIQTYIFEKNKSIVLNNYKFFTSLLLKLPTPDKDEANTLLWRNISSDLIVDFIEFYTQNYFNDNVLCRYIEKQRKGGKLLLWSVAVILNSQNTVSADGKLKGLPVSKHVFNWSNGSKNGGLPARNFTENVNTLTVAGGKNAILDKRARMVDLNLEDVNPAEDIIKARRNELETPLLVLYPFDPRISDQLDIECPLVGYGVLFPSFQDEVKVEYVTRSMPSDYEDDYEETQVDDDTDSDDE